A window of the Polaribacter sp. HaHaR_3_91 genome harbors these coding sequences:
- a CDS encoding T9SS type A sorting domain-containing protein — protein sequence MKKQLLTSLLFLLASITTVAQTWYDVDNGVTDLTFTSTCDGCSVSTVANPDATDTEATNVLLWKIAADTTLDTAGLTDDEIAALKIGNKDLSFSFPNGYVLTPADFASLSVNVRLYMPDITNYSNFDSLTRIRFYLGTQQVQVKLSDLEGTDVNGWYTLTFDFSGKTYTENVTSGYIRILGQSNRFTNLNNDIDFHFDTFTSSVALSLDQGAVLDAEAVLDAGNAWYHNYSPDTFGVTVNEVQGGVFLEQGNAVTTPTTTGNSSPLVAKFTKGEDPHSQIKFQLPGVITTDYQSSAIFKIRAYVPSTNVNGTSGRRLRLYLRDGIETAGQKNVTIDVTIFDAWQEYTFDFTEKNLTEGVSYSTANLLIDQPDADLLATGNVYYFDAFQGPAAAILSVDNFELNNASIVAYPNPVTNSFQIDSSLDIENVKLSNINGRLVKTFKANTNYDVSNLAKGIYIVDIKTLKGLKTLKIVKE from the coding sequence ATGAAAAAACAATTACTTACTAGCCTTTTATTTTTATTAGCATCAATAACTACGGTTGCACAAACTTGGTATGACGTTGATAATGGAGTTACGGATTTAACATTTACATCTACTTGTGATGGATGTTCTGTTTCAACAGTTGCCAATCCTGACGCCACCGATACAGAAGCTACAAATGTACTATTATGGAAAATTGCAGCAGACACAACATTAGATACAGCAGGATTAACTGATGATGAAATAGCAGCATTAAAAATAGGAAACAAGGATCTTAGTTTTAGTTTTCCTAACGGTTATGTACTTACGCCAGCTGATTTCGCTAGTTTGAGTGTAAACGTACGTTTATATATGCCAGATATAACTAATTACTCTAACTTTGATTCATTAACTCGTATTAGGTTTTATTTAGGGACTCAACAAGTACAAGTAAAACTTTCAGATTTAGAAGGTACAGATGTAAATGGTTGGTACACTTTAACCTTTGATTTTAGTGGAAAAACGTATACAGAAAACGTAACTTCGGGTTATATTAGAATCCTTGGTCAATCTAACAGATTTACAAATTTAAATAACGATATTGACTTTCACTTTGATACGTTTACAAGTTCAGTAGCATTATCATTAGACCAAGGAGCAGTTTTAGATGCAGAAGCAGTTTTAGATGCTGGAAATGCGTGGTACCATAACTATAGCCCAGATACATTTGGCGTAACAGTTAATGAAGTACAAGGTGGTGTGTTTTTAGAACAAGGAAATGCAGTAACTACACCAACAACTACTGGAAACAGCAGTCCATTAGTTGCTAAGTTTACAAAAGGAGAAGATCCACACTCACAAATAAAGTTTCAATTACCAGGTGTTATTACAACCGACTATCAATCATCTGCTATTTTTAAAATAAGAGCCTATGTACCGTCAACAAATGTAAATGGAACTTCTGGTAGAAGATTGAGATTGTATTTGCGAGATGGAATTGAAACAGCAGGGCAAAAAAACGTAACAATTGATGTTACTATTTTTGATGCATGGCAAGAATACACCTTTGATTTTACAGAAAAAAACCTTACAGAAGGAGTATCTTATAGTACTGCAAATTTATTAATTGATCAACCAGATGCTGATCTTCTTGCTACAGGAAATGTATATTATTTTGATGCTTTTCAAGGACCAGCTGCAGCTATATTATCTGTAGATAATTTTGAATTGAATAACGCTTCTATTGTTGCGTATCCTAATCCTGTAACAAACAGTTTTCAAATAGATTCTAGTTTAGATATTGAAAATGTAAAATTATCTAATATTAATGGACGTTTAGTAAAAACGTTTAAAGCGAACACTAATTATGATGTTAGTAACTTAGCAAAAGGAATTTACATTGTAGATATTAAGACTCTTAAAGGTTTAAAAACTTTAAAAATTGTAAAAGAGTAA
- a CDS encoding sulfatase, producing the protein MKTQYKNFLPLVLTSVLLYSCSTQKAPNNKTQSNDRPEPNVVLLLTDDLGWQDLKVYDIDNPSPYETPNIDAFAKEGVQFWQAYSPAPTCAPSRCAIMSGNHPARAQKTHVVGGAPPTVYANKETQRIMDPWYSGRMPENETTLARVLQQKGYTTGHAGKWHMAINHFAYPQPEDQGFDVTTHDRGATVPQKPHRLTDFATNKASDPYRLDKEGFPFHQNNENALKFLKENKQDPFFLYYATFLVHAPIHTRSKALLEKYCKKLGLDYPTDPHGWDVKGQNNPYYAAMVEMLDYYVGQVFDYLQTTDDPRWPGHKLSENTYIIFTSDNGGMEGHPGEVFTDNFPLDKGKINAKEGGTRVPLIIAGPGIKKGIQSDVVVNGLDFYPTILSLLNVEKPKNKHLDGDDLSTLLLKDPTDSKLVLDKEGNERNTMMWHFPHSSYQSTLRVGDYKIIRNYDYKNNPKTPEFELYRLYDTSNGTAERVDIEEANNLAKVEVKRTKEMNDKLTSILTEMNASYPSYNPFYLKKMEHKETVPTVISESIKKGKVTFKYKKNGAKVIKANLIYTTNGGHEYEEWFKAEANIEGDSTITAVLPKGTTHYLINLIDEYNFLVSYPEMPTIKSLKTEKKQYSNYALSSK; encoded by the coding sequence ATGAAAACACAGTACAAAAATTTCCTCCCTTTAGTTTTAACAAGTGTATTACTATATAGTTGTAGTACACAAAAAGCACCCAACAACAAAACACAGAGTAATGATAGGCCAGAGCCTAATGTGGTGCTCTTACTTACTGATGATTTAGGTTGGCAAGATTTAAAAGTGTATGACATAGATAATCCATCTCCATACGAAACACCAAATATTGATGCTTTCGCAAAAGAAGGGGTTCAGTTTTGGCAAGCGTATTCTCCCGCTCCTACTTGTGCGCCAAGTAGATGTGCAATAATGAGTGGAAATCATCCTGCTAGAGCACAAAAAACACATGTTGTGGGTGGTGCGCCCCCTACAGTTTATGCTAATAAAGAAACACAACGTATTATGGATCCTTGGTATAGTGGACGTATGCCAGAAAACGAAACGACATTAGCTAGAGTCTTACAACAAAAGGGATACACAACAGGGCATGCAGGTAAATGGCACATGGCTATAAACCACTTTGCTTATCCGCAACCAGAAGACCAAGGTTTTGATGTTACTACCCATGATCGTGGAGCTACAGTTCCTCAAAAACCACATAGACTTACAGATTTTGCAACTAATAAAGCATCAGATCCTTATCGATTAGATAAAGAAGGATTCCCTTTTCATCAAAATAACGAAAATGCATTAAAGTTCTTAAAAGAGAACAAACAAGATCCATTTTTCTTGTATTACGCCACTTTTTTAGTGCATGCACCAATACATACCAGAAGTAAAGCGCTATTAGAAAAATACTGTAAAAAATTAGGTTTAGATTATCCAACTGATCCACATGGTTGGGACGTAAAAGGGCAAAACAATCCGTATTATGCTGCAATGGTAGAAATGTTAGATTATTATGTAGGCCAAGTTTTTGATTATTTACAAACTACAGACGATCCTCGTTGGCCTGGTCATAAATTAAGTGAAAATACGTATATTATTTTTACTTCTGATAATGGAGGAATGGAAGGGCATCCTGGTGAAGTTTTTACGGATAACTTTCCTTTAGATAAAGGAAAAATAAACGCTAAAGAAGGTGGTACAAGAGTTCCTTTAATTATTGCAGGACCTGGAATAAAAAAAGGAATACAATCTGATGTTGTTGTAAACGGACTTGATTTTTACCCTACAATTCTATCATTATTAAATGTTGAAAAACCAAAAAATAAACATTTAGACGGTGATGATTTATCTACTTTATTATTAAAAGATCCTACAGATTCTAAATTAGTTTTAGACAAAGAAGGAAATGAGAGAAATACGATGATGTGGCACTTTCCACATTCCTCATATCAAAGTACCTTACGTGTAGGTGATTATAAAATTATTAGGAATTATGATTACAAAAACAATCCTAAAACTCCAGAATTTGAACTTTACAGATTGTATGACACCTCTAACGGAACTGCTGAACGTGTTGATATAGAAGAAGCAAATAACTTAGCAAAAGTAGAAGTTAAAAGAACAAAAGAGATGAATGATAAGCTTACATCAATCTTAACAGAAATGAATGCGAGTTACCCATCTTACAATCCTTTTTACTTAAAAAAGATGGAGCATAAAGAAACTGTTCCAACAGTAATTTCTGAATCTATAAAGAAAGGTAAGGTTACTTTTAAGTACAAAAAAAATGGAGCAAAAGTTATAAAAGCCAATCTAATTTATACTACAAATGGTGGACATGAATATGAAGAGTGGTTTAAAGCAGAAGCAAATATAGAAGGAGATTCTACTATAACAGCCGTTTTACCAAAAGGAACAACGCATTATTTAATTAATTTAATTGATGAGTACAATTTTTTAGTAAGCTACCCAGAAATGCCTACTATAAAATCTCTTAAGACAGAGAAAAAACAATATTCTAACTATGCATTATCTAGTAAATAA